The genomic stretch GTCGTGTGTCACATAGATAAATGTTATTCCGAGTTTTCTTTGAATTTTTTTAAGTTCTCTTTGCATTTCTTGTCTCATCTTTAAGTCTAGAGCTGAGAGAGGTTCATCTAATAATAAAAGTTTTGGTTCCATAATTATTGCTCTTGCTATTGCAACTCTTTGTTTTTGTCCGCCTGATAATTTATTAATATTTCTATATGCGTATTTTTGCATGCCAATTAGTGAGAGTACTGTTTTGACTTTTTCTTTGATTAAATTTTTATTTAATTTTTTTATTCGCAGTCCAAATGAGATATTGTCAAAGACATTCATGTGTGGAAATAGAGCATAGTTTTGAAATACTGTGTTGATCTCTCTTTTATTAGGTGTAATTTTTGAAATCTCTTTTGATAAAAAATAAATTTCTCCTTCTTTTTGATTTAAGAAACCACCTATTATTTTTATTAACGTTGTTTTTCCGCATCCTGATGGGCCAAGTAAGGTAATAAATTCATTTTTTTTTATTTTTAAATTAATTGAATCTAGAGTTTTATTATTACTATCTGTGTAATAATGTTTTAAATTTTTAATCTCTAGGATGTAATTATCCAACTAATGGGACCCTCCTTTTTGTATGAGCCTATTATAAGCCACATGAGACTAGATTATACTTTATATTAATGCTTATGTAAATGATTTTATTTATTGCTGTTATCAGGTCTTAAGTCAAGTATAATTTTTCCAAATTTTCCTTCTCTGTATTCTTTTATCAGTATTTTTGATGCACTCTCAATATCCGTTCCATATTTTTTATTGATAAATCCTCTTATTGTTGCAAATTCTTCTAAAATTTTAAGTGCGTCTGTTGATATTATATTATATTTTCCTATCAATTTGGTTTTGTTTTTTATATGCATTTCTTTAAGTAGATATAGGGCAAGTTCTGTA from Borrelia duttonii Ly encodes the following:
- a CDS encoding ABC transporter ATP-binding protein codes for the protein MDNYILEIKNLKHYYTDSNNKTLDSINLKIKKNEFITLLGPSGCGKTTLIKIIGGFLNQKEGEIYFLSKEISKITPNKREINTVFQNYALFPHMNVFDNISFGLRIKKLNKNLIKEKVKTVLSLIGMQKYAYRNINKLSGGQKQRVAIARAIIMEPKLLLLDEPLSALDLKMRQEMQRELKKIQRKLGITFIYVTHDQEEALTMSDRIVVMNEGIILQIGTPEEIYNEPKTKFVASFIGESNIFEGTYEKEFVVKMFGKTFQCLDKGFKNNESVDLVIRPEDVKILPKGQGHLSGVITSAIFQGVHYEMTLEIQKSNWLVQSTKLTKVGEEVDISLGPDDIHVMCKE